In a genomic window of Rhopalosiphum maidis isolate BTI-1 chromosome 4, ASM367621v3, whole genome shotgun sequence:
- the LOC113556981 gene encoding UPF0160 protein MYG1, mitochondrial, whose product MNLTTKFSPKKLGTHNGAFHCDEAFGSCMLQLLFPDLEIIRTRDEKLLSECDIVIDVGGVYDHSTRRYDHHQRSFNHSMSTLVPNAKWTTKLSSAGLVYLHYGHDVLKKVIASDIPDDTLNTIYSKVYESFVQEVDAIDNGIPICEGMPKYNINTNLSSRVGNFNKKWNHVGEFDDMKAFKQAMQLIKSEFEETVLYAFQTWLPARSLVIDALEKRYETHKSGRIIELGTSCPWKEHYFVLEEELGKDLSPKIDFVIFEDTSNFAWRIQCIPITPQSFTLRKPLPKNWWGIRDDELSTISGVQGCIFCHANGFIGGNKTKSGILEMCEKALE is encoded by the coding sequence atgaatttaaccactaaattttcaccaaaaaaattgGGTACACACAATGGCGCATTCCACTGCGATGAAGCATTCGGTTCATGTAtgctacaattattatttcccgACTTGGAAATAATTCGTACTAGAGATGAAAAATTGTTATCCGAATGCGATATTGTCATCGACGTCGGTGGTGTTTACGATCACAGTACACGCCGTTATGATCATCATCAAAGAAGTTTTAATCATTCAATGAGCACACTAGTTCCCAATGCCAAATGGACAACGAAATTGAGTAGTGCAGGCTTGGTGTACTTACATTACGGCCatgatgttttgaaaaaagttaTTGCATCCGATATACCAGATGATACattgaatactatttattCTAAGGTATATGAATCTTTTGTACAAGAAGTAGATGCTATTGACAATGGTATTCCAATTTGTGAAGGTAtgccaaaatataatataaacacaaatttgAGTAGTCGAGTCGGCAACTTTAACAAAAAATGGAACCATGTTGGAGAATTTGACGATATGAAAGCATTCAAGCAGGCaatgcaattaattaaaagtgaaTTTGAAGAAACTGTATTGTATGCATTTCAAACGTGGTTACCTGCTAGGTCATTGGTAATTGATGCACTTGAGAAACGATATGAAACACACAAATCTGGTCGTATCATAGAACTCGGTACATCATGCCCTTGGAaagaacattattttgtattagaaGAAGAACTTGGTAAAGACCTTTCaccaaaaattgattttgttatttttgaagaCACTTCAAATTTTGCGTGGAGAATACAATGTATACCAATTACTCCCCAATCGTTTACACTTCGAAAGCCATTACCAAAAAATTGGTGGGGTATTAGAGATGATGAATTAAGTACAATTTCTGGAGTACAAGGTTGTATTTTTTGTCATGCAAATGGATTCATCGGTGGAAACAAGACTAAATCAGGAATACTAGAAATGTGTGAAAAAGccttagaataa
- the LOC113557224 gene encoding general transcription factor IIF subunit 2, translating into MSSGSLDMSKAGNALWLVKVPKYVADKWDNAPGSLDVGKIKVTNTPGKRPDISLHLSEAVLCLEGEKNNEPIPKSFKLDVSHFTSQTMVALSEQRMPYNPDAVVQETDRLAILGKISQKLECRPIGDKVYMDLKKQAIRKAHIPTRQVQKLDKVVQNFKPISDHKHNIEYNEKKKSEGKKARDDKDAVMAMLFKAFEKHQYYNIKDLVTLTKQPVVYLKEILKEVCNYNLKHPHKNMWELKPEYRHYKEQEDTETN; encoded by the exons aTGAGTAGTGGATCTTTGGATATGTCAAAGGCAGGAAATGCTTTATGGCTTGTTAAAGTACCTAAATACGTCGCAGATAAATGGGATAATGCCCCGGGTAGCTTAGATGTGGGTAAAATTAAGGTAACAAATACACCAGGAAAAAGACCAGATATTTCACTTCATCTGTCCGAAGCCGTTTTATGCTTGGAGGGTGAAAAGAACAATGAGCCAATACCCAAATCATTCAAATTAGATGTGTCACATTTTACTAGCCAAACAATGGTTGCATTATCTGAACAAAGAATGCCTTATAATCCAGATGCAGTTGTGCAAGAAACAGATAGGTTAGCTATACTAGGAAAAATAAGTCAGAAACTAGAATGTCGGCCTATTGGAGATAag GTTTatatggatttaaaaaaacaagctATACGAAAAGCACATATTCCAACCAGACAAGTTCAAAAGTTAGACAAAGTAGTTCAAAATTTCAAGCCAATATCAgatcataaacataatattgaatataatgaaaaGAAGAAATCTGAAGGCAAAAAGGCACGTGATGATAAAGATGCTGTCATGGCTATGTTGTTTAAGGCATTTGAgaaacatcaatattataacatcaaaGATTTAGTTACATTGACTAAACAACcagtagtatatttaaaagaaatccTAAAAGaagtttgtaattataatctCAAACAtccacataaaaatatgtgggAGTTAAAACCTGAATACAGACATTACAAAGAACAAGAAGACACAGAgacaaattag
- the LOC113558724 gene encoding S phase cyclin A-associated protein in the endoplasmic reticulum translates to MDVSMHSTIGNRMRMWPNRQRIGLRIRSASAGRDKRSELRNRSWAFLFDNLRRNIDEIYQICESDENVYECKEAIMVLQNYIHDFHSLVEWFRLKWEYEHTDPPQRPNFLAWEIRGASPRKMIQKPPTVSTGLTRRKLELLSESISSDKSSINSTQLKNEEVIIENISIEKLYSNQCCQTDFDSIGKNTDLDTSKEVFKPITKPVTKSLASDCSQRKQIPVLVPKPSKVLKSKVDEKEKTKTDLLKKSSTSTPRLTKPTNTTTSTKTIENVKCNPKTVISKENKQKCSESINVVNTKEDKTTLQILNTTKNDFVDYLNNRDNTIGQKSNLAKSKKKSIESINAVNIIEKPEKLTRSKTSIDIKVPKASKRGIVKGNDGWETVIRSRRSNPLTQSSSSIKLKSPFDIKKRFQVPSSASSMPTLALDIVSSPDKPETKSILPDKNDRPIISNAVVFPKKKRKPDKPSVPKNKIIDQMRKEMLKDEIEERRMCDEELMRNRQFFDEEMMLAREIRELENAESSCSDDMTQSDRYSDLLDNMILTERMYTINEIKALIQYGNESAIDSIAMPSWDISRSTESIKQTYSARQAKAHQKRQQLLQDKSTKVRELLKKVGERKMLQSLIIDEKRINIDKKLKRAEENRKLHLQQIQKKAHDEEEKLREIAFINELEAQNRRHDILTLWQEQEDRLQTILEERKRNQVRKAAKEAAVEERLKALEAERQGRIEQILERRRIKEERIGREQQEKEKERLELAREKAKERENKLTALYAAQSASAEELQKKIQQKQKESAKRHEQNIEHIRQRALELGVQKNDIDMDRYCPSCEILFESVIALQNHLRTKTHKERIKKIKKQTKVEHSVIDKFSQDMKKKKLKRVKSFDTISLDTNVTDENNDNKLKLKNNRKRCMKLRHRILTRSKKIEDNLLKQDSSVDKTTIEICVNSIAKHLNELKNEQWSKNALKNLETKLLFLEKRSNEIPTKDFQSLVSRSDGLTILNRILLMGLNEDKSTNTSDFMMKHVTKANKLFLKVCNRSDTNSKNMIFSENFFTILDLLTAELNKILPDSGIESNFKMKAQTECEISGQLLELLMTVFLSFKIVDEEDNEHVHDLISYMCYIGIIDKIVQFFTLVRDSYPETNGHVTDFVVHCLSFIGSLSEVNICTPNKKFTEILKNTELLGVMPVLYSVLLRDDCSANGLGPTDISAAALKVTKAVFSMFTSIAKMDPETFQEVLRAESLSVQFRHIARYLLWFCSKKPENKDILNEVIVAVGYFTLNSSQHQSMLQSGQSPTVLQLLCTLPFQYFSNPTLTSILYPTLLACCSNNAHNRILVESEICFDLLEEFQKSIQNQSNQIIKLIK, encoded by the exons ATGGATGTCAGCATGCACAGTACTATTGGAAACAGAATGAGGATGTGGCCAAATCGCCAACGGATTGGGTTACGCATACGATCAGCTTCAGCGGGAAGAGATAAGCGTTCAG AATTGCGAAATCGGTCATGggcatttttatttgacaacTTACGTCGTAACATTGATGAAATATACCAAATATGCGAGTCTGacgaaaatgtttatgaatgtAAA GAAGCAATTATGgtcttacaaaattatatacatgattttCATAGTTTGGTTGAATGGTTTCGATTAAAATGGGAATATGAGCATACTGATCCTCCTCAAAGGCCAAATTTTCTTGCTTGGGAAATTCGAGGAGCTTCTCCCAGGaag atGATTCAAAAGCCTCCTACTGTTTCAACTGGATTAACTCGAAGGAAACTGGAACTATTATCTGAATCAATATCTAGTGATAAAAGTTCAATCAATTCtactcaattaaaaaatgaagaggttattatagaaaatatttcaattgaaaaGTTATATTCTAATCAATGTTGTCAAACTGACTTTGATTCCATCGGCAAAAATACAGACTTAGATACTTCTAAGGAAGTATTCAAACCTATAACAAAACCAGTTACTAAGTCTTTGGCTTCAGATTGCAGTCAGAGGAAACAAATTCCAGTTCTTGTTCCTAAACCCTCGAAAGTATTGAAATCAAAAGTagatgaaaaagaaaaaactaaaacagatttgttaaaaaaatcatcaacatCAACTCCTCGTTTAACAAAACCTACCAATACTACTACATCTACAAAGactattgaaaatgttaaatgtaatcCAAAGACTGTAATTTCTAAAGAAAACAAGCAAAAATGTAGTGAGAGTATAAATGTGGTCAATACTAAAGAAGATAAAACAACAttgcaaatattaaacaccactaaaaatgattttgttgattatttaaacaatagagATAATACAATTGGTCAGAAATCGAATTTGGCTAAATCTAAAAAGAAATCAATTGAATCTATTAATGCTGTCAATATAATTGAGAAACCAGAAAAATTAACTCGTTCTAAAACTTCAATTGATATTAAAGTTCCAAAAGCATCTAAACGTGGTATTGTAAAAGGAAATGACGGTTGGGAAACTGTTATTAGATCACGCCGTAGTAATCCATTAACGCAAAGTTCAAGTAGTATAAAACTCAAATCACCATTTGATATAAAGAAACGTTTTCAAGTACCATCTTCTGCTAGTTCCATGCCCACTTTAGCTTTAGATATAGTATCTAGTCCAGATAAACCAGAAACTAAGAGCATTTTGCCTGATAAAAATGACCGTCCTATCATATCTAATGCAGTGGTGTTCCCTAAGAAAAAACGTAAGCCAGATAAGCCCTCTgttcctaaaaataaaataattgatcagATGAGAAAAGAAATGTTAAAAGACGAAATTGAAGAACGTCGAATGTGTGATGAAGAATTGATGCGCAACAGACAATTCTTTGACGAAGAGATGATGTTGGCTAGAGAAATACGAGAATTAGAAAATGCTGAGAGTAGTTGTAGTGATGATATGACACAATCTGATCGTTATTCAGACCTTTTAGATAACATGATACTAACAGAACGAATGTAcacaataaatgaaataaaggCATTGATACAATATGGTAATGAAAGTGCTATTGATTCTATTGCAATGCCTTCATGGGATATAAGTAGATCTACAGAATCCATTAAACAAACTTATAGTGCAAGACAAGCCAAAGCACATCAAAAACGTCAACAACTATTGCAAGACAAATCAACTAAAGTCCGTGAACTGCTTAAAAAG GTAGGGGAGAGAAAAATGTTGCAAAGTCtaattattgatgaaaaacgaattaatatagataaaaaactaaaacgtGCTGAAGAAAATCGTAAGTTACACTTACagcaaattcaaaaaaaagcACATGATGAAGAAGAAAAACTTCGTGAAATAGCTTTTATTAATGAGTTAGAGGCACAAAATCGACGGCATGATATTCTTACACTCTGGCAAGAACAAGAAGATAgattacaaacaatattagaAGAACGCAAGCGTAACCAAGTCCGAAAAGCTGCTAAAGAGGCAGCTGTTGAAGAACGCTTAAAAGCATTAGAAGCTGAACGCCAGGGACGTATAGAACAAATATTAGAAAGAAGGCGAATAAAAGAGGAACGCATTGGTCGAGAACAACAAGAAAAAGAAAAGGAAAGACTTGAACTAGCTAGAGAAAAGGCTAAGGaaagagaaaacaaattaacagCTTTATATGCAGCACAATCAGCTAGTGCTGAAGAATTGCAGAAgaaaattcaacaaaaacaaaagGAATCCGCCAAGAGAcatgaacaaaatattgagCATATAAGGCAACGAGCTCTTGAGTTAGGTGTTCAGAAAAATGATATTGACATGGATAGATATTGCCCTTCTTGTGAAATCTTG ttTGAATCAGTGATTGCTTTACAAAATCACTTACGAACAAAAACACATAAAGAAcgtataaagaaaattaaaaaacaaacaaaagtgGAACATTCtgtaatagataaatttagtCAAGATATGAAAAAGAAGAAATTAAAGAGAGTAAAATCTTTTGATACCATTTCATTGGATACAAATGTAActgatgaaaataatgataacaaattaaaattgaagaatAACAGGAAACGATGTATGAAGTTACGGCATAGAATTTTGactag aagtaaaaaaattgaagataatttactaaaacaaGATTCATCAGTGGATAAAACAACTATAGAAATTTGTGTTAATTCTATTGCTAAACATttgaatgaattaaaaaatgagcAATGGTCCAAAAATGCGttaaaaaacttggaaacaaAGTTACTATTCTTGGAAAAACGATCAAATGAAATTcca ACTAAAGATTTTCAATCATTAGTTTCTCGAAGTGATGgtttgacaattttaaatagaatactATTGATGGGGTTAAATGAAGATAAAAGCACAAATACATCAGATTTCATGATGAA ACATGTAACAAAGGCaaataaactgtttttaaaagtatgcAATCGTAGTGATACAAactcaaaaaatatgatattttcagaaaatttcttcactattttagatttactTACAGctgaattaaat aaAATTTTACCTGATTCTGGTATcgaaagtaattttaaaatgaaagcTCAAACTGAATGTGAAATTAGTGGACagttattagaattattaatgaCTGTTttcttatcatttaaaattgttgatgaAGAAGATAATGAACATGTTCATGACTTGATTAG ttatatgtgTTACATTGGCATAATCGACAAGATTGTACAGTTTTTTACATTAGTAAGAGATAGTTACCCAGAAACCAATGGACATGTGACTGATTTTGTGGTTCATTGTTTATCCTTTATTGGCAGTCTTTCAGAAgtcaa catTTGCACACCAAATAAAAAGTTCACggaaattcttaaaaatactgAGCTATTAGGTGTAATGCCAGTGTTATACAGTGTGTTGTTACGTGATGACTGTAGTGCTAATGGACTAGGACCAACAGATATATCTGCTGCCGCACTTAAAGTTACCAAAGCTGTGTTTAGCATGTTCACATCAATTGCTAAAATGGATCCAGAAACATTCCAA gaagTGCTTAGAGCTGAAAGTTTATCTGTTCAATTCCGGCATATAGCTAGATATTTGTTATGGTTTTGTTCAAAAAAACCAGAAaacaaagatattttaaatgaggTTATTGTTGCTGTTGGATATTTCACTTTAAACAGTTCTCAGCATCAA tcaatGTTACAATCTGGACAATCCCCAACAGTGCTCCAATTACTTTGTACGTTACCATTTCAGTATTTTAGCAATCCTACATTGACTTCAATACTGTATCCTACACTTTTGGCATGTTGTTCAAATAATGCTCACAACAGAATACTAGTGGAATCAGAAATATGCTTTGAT cTTCTTgaagaatttcaaaaatccATTCAAAATCAAAGCAatcaaatcattaaattaatcaagtaA